A segment of the Candidatus Marinarcus aquaticus genome:
AAAGATTAGAAGGAGAGAAAACAAAACCAACTAGAGTTGAAGAGTATTATTTCTTTTTAGAAGATGAGAAGAATTATAATCTTAATAATGGCAAGTTTGAATTTACAAAAAAAGTTGTTAAAGAGTTTGATAAAGATGGATACGACCAAGAAGGATATGACTACAGGGGATATAATAAAAAAGGGTACAATAAATTAGGCTACGATATGAATGGTTTAGATGTACATGGTTATAACAAACATGGATGGAATCCAAAGTTAAGAATACGAGGAAAACAGATATTTGATGCGAAAGGATATGACCAAAGAGGTTATGATAAAAATGGATATGATAAAGATGGGTATGACCGCGATGGTTGGAATCCAAAGTTGAAAAAATTCAGAAAATGATAGGTTATAAACAGCCAATTGGCTGTTTATAATTAGATTTGTTTTGCTTCTGCAGCGTATTTTAATCCTAAGTCAAACGCTTTGTTATTGATATCGTGTACTTTTGCAGGTACTTTTGAAAGCATTGTTGTTCTTAAAATTTCATTATCAACAGTTTCACCCGTCATATAGTTTGCAATAGAAAGAGCAAGAACGGATTGTGTAATCACGTTTCCGACTTCTTCTTTAGCAATGGTGATGATTGGAATCTCATAAATCTTCCATTTTTGTCTGTCCTCTTCAGTTGGTGTAACTAAGTTAGGTTCAATTACAATAACTCCGCCTGGTTTAACACCTTTTTTGAACTGGTCATAAGATACTTGTGCAACTGAAAGCATGAAATCAATTTCACCATCATTTGCATATGGAAATAATATTTCACCATCTTCTAAAGTAATATCAACTACGGTTGCTCCACCTCTTACTTGTGAGGTATATGTAGAAGTTTTTAAACCATTTCCACCCGCTTTAATTTTAGCAGCAGCAAAAATAGATCCAGCAAGAAGTACACCTTGTCCACCAACACCTGTAAATCTCATTAATGTTCTAGCCATTGTGTCTCCTTATAGTTGAACCGCTGTTTTATTCTGATGTGCTTCTTGTACTTTTTTGTACATATCAGTATATTCAGCAGCTTCTGTGTCTTGTTTTAAGATACCAGTTGGGAATAACCCTTTTTGTTCTTCTTCACTCATTTTGTCAAACTTTGTTTTTGCAACTGTAATAGAGTCAATCCACTCTAAGTTTGCCATTGCTGAGTTCATTTTGTTTTTTCTACCTAAGTTAACGTGGCAGTTTGAGAAAATATCAAAGAAAGAGTAACCGTTGTGCTCTAAACCTTTAACAAATACTCTTTCAAGTTTTTTAGGATCAAGCATCGTCTCTCTTGCAACAAATGATGCTCCTGCTCCAATAGCTAATTTACAAGCATCAAATGTAGGGTCAATGTTTCCTCGTTTCATTGTAACTGTCCACATACCTTGAGGCGTAGTTGGAGAAGTTTGAGAGTTTGTTAACCCGTAAATGAAGTTGTTGACAACGATATGGTTAATATCGATATTTCTTCTACATCCATGAATGGTATGGTTACCACCAATTGCAAGTCCATCACCGTCACCTGATACACAAATTACGTGTTTATCTGGGTTCGCTAATTTAACACCCGTAGCATACGCAATTGTTCTACCGTGAGTAGTGTGAATGGTATTACAGTTGATGTAAGATGAGAATCGTCCTGAACACCCAATACCAGATACAACACACACATCGTCCATGTTCCATCCAAGTTTATCAATTGCTCGGATAAGTGCTTTTAAAATAACACCATCTCCACATCCCCAACACCATAGTGTTGGCATTTTATTAGTTCTTAAATATTCATCATAATTAAATGCCATCTTACATTCCTTTCACTTTTTCAACGATTTCAAGAGGTGCAATTGGTCGACCGTTTGCTTTAAACAACGTATCGAAATCTTGTCGTCCACTTGCTCTTTGAATCTCTTCTAAGTATTGACCTAAGTTTAACTCAGTTACCAATACTTTTTGAATTTTGTCGCATAACTCTTTGATTCTTTTTGCAGGGCTTGGCCATAAAGTAATTGGTCTGAACATACCTACTTTAATTCCTTCTGCTCTTAATCTGTTAACAGCTTCTTTAACAGATAAAGCCATTGAACCGTATGCAATAATCATAATCTCTGCATCATCTAACATATACTCTTCATTTGACTCAATTTCATCAGTGTAGTTTTCAACTTTTCTGAACAATCTTTTCATTAAGTCATCACACATTTGCTCATCTTCAGTTGGGTGACCGTTAAAGTCATGGTGAAGACCAGTATAGTGGTATCTGTACCCTTTAAACATTGGGTTCAATACGGCTGGTTGGTCATTAGGAACATTGTATGGCTCATACTCTTTTGCTGGACCATCAAATGTAGCTCTTGGTTTGATACCTGCTTTTACCTCTTCTAAAGTAGGCAGTACAGCTTTACCACTCATGTGACCAATGGTTTCATCTAAAAGTACAAATACAGGTTGCATGAATCTGTCTGCAAGGTTAAATGCTCTTACCGTTTCAGTATAACATTCAGAGAGTGTACCTGCACATAACGTGATTGATTTATAATCTCCGTGTGTTGGAGATTTTGCTTGTAAAATATCTCCTTGAGCAACACGAGTTGGAAGACCAGTCGATGGACCACCTCTCATGACGTTAACAATTACTAATGGAACTTCTGCAATATACGCAAGACCAATGTTTTCAGATTTTAAAGAAATCCCTGGACCTGAAGTCGCAGTTAATGATCTCTTTCCAGACATAGCACCACCGATTGCTGCACAAATACCTGCAATCTCATCTTCCATTTGAATCGATGCACCACCTGCAGCAGGTAGTAAATCTGAAATAGTGTGCATTACTTCACTTGAAGGAGTAATTGGATATCCACCAAAAAACTCACATCCAGCATCCACTGCAGCAATTGCTGCCAAGTCATTACCAGTTGAAATTATTTCTCTAGCCATTCATTCTCCCTTAAGCGCTTAAAACTCTGTAGTTGTTATTCTTAATCGCTTCACCACGAGCTTTTGCTTCGTCGGTTAATTTAGCGAATTTAAATTCTTTCTTGTCTGCAACATAGATTGCGAAGTCTGGACACGACAACTCACAATCCGTACAACCAATACATGATTCACTTGCTACAATAGAAATCATTGCACCTAAAGTCGAAGTTGGTTCTGGTTTCATTGCAAGCACACCAGCAGGACAAACAGATACGCATACATCACATGCTTTACATCGGTTTGTATCTACCCATACTGGAGTATTTGCAGGAGCTTCCATAATTGCCATTTTTTCCCCTTAATTTTAGTAGATAAATACATGAGAATAAACTCAAATATTAATGTTATGATAATAACCTATATTCATATAATATTTCGTAAAATAGGGATTATTTTAGAGCAATATCAATGCTTGTTACATTTTGATACAAGAAAAGTTGACATAAAAAAACGATGCATTTGTCCATATTATATTGAGATTTATGAATACTTATAATTTGAATTGTTACATTATTTCTCTTTTAAATTCACTGAGATATGATTAGAATCATAAAAGCTCTTTTCCTCGCCCCAAACTTTTTATTTTTATTGGGTATAATTACAAAAAATCAGAGATGCAAAAGGAATGGCTTGGTTTTATATCAACCCCAAAACGGGTACTGTTATAACAGCGATACACACTTTTTATACCATTTTATTGTTCAAAATCTTAATACGTTTAAAAACAATCAAGGTCAACTTTTAGATATTGGGAGTGGAAGTGGGATTTTAGGGCTCTTAATCAAACGTGATTTTCCCAAATTTCACCTCAATCAAAGCGAAGTGCAAGAGGAGTTTATTTGGCTTTCAAGTAAAAATGCACAAACCAATGGCTTAAAAAATAAGATGTATGAAGGGAATTTTTTAACACAGAGCTTTGAACAAAAGCAATTTGATATTTGTGTCTCAAATCCACCATTTTATCATGGAAGTGTGATAAAAAGTGAAAATAAAATTCTTAAAATTGCACGTTATAATGACTCCATGCCTTTGGAAAAATTCATTCAAAAAACTTACGATATTTTAAAGCCAAAAGGTAAGTTTTTCTTTTGTTATGATGTTAAGCAGATAAATGATATTATGTTACTTTTAAACAAATATAAATTTAATATTGAATCGATGCAGTTTATATATCCAAAGAGAGACAGAGATGCTACCTTGGTATTGGTTTATGCCAGAAAGAACTCCAAATCTTTGACAAAGGTTTTTCCTCCTTTGATGGTCTTTGAGAATGAAGACTTCACGCAAGACGTTCAAAACATTTATGAAAAAACACAAACACACAGTATAAAAGTAGAAATATGAGTCTTTTAACCCATAAAGAGTTTCCTTATTCGTTTGATGCAAACGAGTGTGCAAAATGCCAAGGAAACTGCTGTATTGGAGAGTCAGGTTATATTTGGATCAATAAAGATGAACTCCAGAACTTGGCGAAGCTGCTTAACATCAGTATTGAAGAGTTGGGTAGACATTATTTAAAGAAAGTAGGGTATAAATACTCTATTGTTGAAAAAAAGATTGCACAAGATAATTATGCGTGCATCTTTTTTGATTTAGAAAAACGCCAATGTAGTGTCTATGAAGCCAGACCGAGTCAATGTCGTACGTTCCCTTTTTGGGACTATTTTAAAAAAAATGAACAGGAGGTATATGAAGAGTGCCCAGCTGTAAAACCACTTTAATTGCACTTTGTAGTATACTGCTGTTTGGTGCTTGTTCGCTTAATCAAGCTGCGATTTCTGCGGATCAAAAGCTTTTTGAAAAAGAGGATGAGTATATTTTGTATGCTTTAGAGTACACACGACAAAGCAACTATGAAAAAAGCCGAGATATTTATATCAAGCTGTTTGATGAAACCAATAAAAGCGAGTATTTACTTAAAGCATTGCGTTTTTCAATTCAACTTAAAGATTTTGAGTTGGTCAAAGAGCTGTGTGAAGAAAATATGCAGATCACACAAAATGAGTATGAAGATATGTATCGCATCTATATTGTGGCACTGATTAATCTTGAAGAGTTTGATAAGGCATTGATTGAGGCTAAAAAACTGCTCAAAGCTCATAATAATATTTTAAACTATGAACTCATTGGAAATGTTTATTACATGAAAAAAGAATTTTATGAAGCAGCAGAGTATTTAGAGAGTGCTTACAGCGTCAATCATAACCCTTCAACACTTTTAAGTTTGGTTAATATTCTTTATTC
Coding sequences within it:
- a CDS encoding 2-oxoacid:acceptor oxidoreductase family protein; this encodes MARTLMRFTGVGGQGVLLAGSIFAAAKIKAGGNGLKTSTYTSQVRGGATVVDITLEDGEILFPYANDGEIDFMLSVAQVSYDQFKKGVKPGGVIVIEPNLVTPTEEDRQKWKIYEIPIITIAKEEVGNVITQSVLALSIANYMTGETVDNEILRTTMLSKVPAKVHDINNKAFDLGLKYAAEAKQI
- a CDS encoding 2-oxoglutarate ferredoxin oxidoreductase subunit beta, whose product is MAFNYDEYLRTNKMPTLWCWGCGDGVILKALIRAIDKLGWNMDDVCVVSGIGCSGRFSSYINCNTIHTTHGRTIAYATGVKLANPDKHVICVSGDGDGLAIGGNHTIHGCRRNIDINHIVVNNFIYGLTNSQTSPTTPQGMWTVTMKRGNIDPTFDACKLAIGAGASFVARETMLDPKKLERVFVKGLEHNGYSFFDIFSNCHVNLGRKNKMNSAMANLEWIDSITVAKTKFDKMSEEEQKGLFPTGILKQDTEAAEYTDMYKKVQEAHQNKTAVQL
- a CDS encoding 2-oxoglutarate synthase subunit alpha; its protein translation is MAREIISTGNDLAAIAAVDAGCEFFGGYPITPSSEVMHTISDLLPAAGGASIQMEDEIAGICAAIGGAMSGKRSLTATSGPGISLKSENIGLAYIAEVPLVIVNVMRGGPSTGLPTRVAQGDILQAKSPTHGDYKSITLCAGTLSECYTETVRAFNLADRFMQPVFVLLDETIGHMSGKAVLPTLEEVKAGIKPRATFDGPAKEYEPYNVPNDQPAVLNPMFKGYRYHYTGLHHDFNGHPTEDEQMCDDLMKRLFRKVENYTDEIESNEEYMLDDAEIMIIAYGSMALSVKEAVNRLRAEGIKVGMFRPITLWPSPAKRIKELCDKIQKVLVTELNLGQYLEEIQRASGRQDFDTLFKANGRPIAPLEIVEKVKGM
- a CDS encoding 4Fe-4S dicluster domain-containing protein, which produces MAIMEAPANTPVWVDTNRCKACDVCVSVCPAGVLAMKPEPTSTLGAMISIVASESCIGCTDCELSCPDFAIYVADKKEFKFAKLTDEAKARGEAIKNNNYRVLSA
- a CDS encoding tRNA1(Val) (adenine(37)-N6)-methyltransferase, whose translation is MVLYQPQNGYCYNSDTHFLYHFIVQNLNTFKNNQGQLLDIGSGSGILGLLIKRDFPKFHLNQSEVQEEFIWLSSKNAQTNGLKNKMYEGNFLTQSFEQKQFDICVSNPPFYHGSVIKSENKILKIARYNDSMPLEKFIQKTYDILKPKGKFFFCYDVKQINDIMLLLNKYKFNIESMQFIYPKRDRDATLVLVYARKNSKSLTKVFPPLMVFENEDFTQDVQNIYEKTQTHSIKVEI
- a CDS encoding YkgJ family cysteine cluster protein, translated to MSLLTHKEFPYSFDANECAKCQGNCCIGESGYIWINKDELQNLAKLLNISIEELGRHYLKKVGYKYSIVEKKIAQDNYACIFFDLEKRQCSVYEARPSQCRTFPFWDYFKKNEQEVYEECPAVKPL